One Streptomyces sp. NBC_00554 DNA segment encodes these proteins:
- a CDS encoding DUF2993 domain-containing protein produces MRALRIFLIVAVILGGLFVIADRVAVGFAEDEAADRIRTTEGLASTPDVSIEGFPFLTQVVGGEFDDVKIGIKDYEASTTGTGDAVSSIRIDDLNAEMHGVVFSGDYSSATASTATGTATISYAELLKAAQSGPTDVTTGVTAEVVGLSDGGNGKIKVSVEATVLGTKLPQPVSVLSSVSVEGDTVKVHADSLPNLGVDLAEDTVRTVTDFEQKIDELPGGIQLDKVVAAKDGVDISVKGSDIRLVG; encoded by the coding sequence ATGCGCGCACTGCGAATATTCCTGATCGTCGCTGTCATCCTGGGCGGCCTGTTCGTCATCGCGGACCGGGTGGCGGTCGGTTTCGCGGAGGACGAGGCGGCGGACCGGATCAGGACCACCGAGGGCCTGGCCAGCACCCCCGACGTGTCCATCGAGGGCTTCCCCTTCCTCACCCAGGTCGTCGGCGGCGAGTTCGACGACGTGAAGATCGGCATCAAGGACTACGAGGCGTCGACGACCGGCACGGGCGACGCCGTCAGCTCCATCCGCATCGACGACCTCAACGCCGAGATGCACGGCGTGGTCTTCAGCGGCGACTACAGCTCCGCCACCGCCAGCACCGCCACCGGCACCGCGACCATCTCGTACGCCGAGCTGCTGAAGGCCGCCCAGTCCGGGCCCACGGATGTCACGACCGGCGTCACCGCCGAGGTCGTCGGCCTCTCCGACGGCGGCAACGGCAAGATCAAGGTCTCCGTCGAGGCGACCGTCCTCGGCACCAAGCTGCCCCAGCCGGTCTCCGTGCTCAGCTCGGTCAGCGTCGAAGGCGACACGGTGAAGGTGCACGCCGACTCGCTGCCGAATCTGGGCGTCGACCTCGCCGAGGACACGGTCCGCACGGTCACCGACTTCGAGCAGAAGATCGACGAACTGCCCGGCGGCATCCAGCTCGACAAGGTCGTGGCGGCCAAGGACGGCGTCGACATCTCGGTGAAGGGTTCGGACATCAGGCTGGTCGGGTAG
- a CDS encoding putative leader peptide → MKRQADLTKRRAVDLCRVAAMLCRTF, encoded by the coding sequence ATGAAGCGTCAGGCGGATCTCACGAAGCGGCGGGCAGTAGACCTGTGCCGCGTCGCCGCCATGCTCTGTCGCACCTTCTGA